A genomic segment from Bradyrhizobium sp. ISRA430 encodes:
- a CDS encoding carbohydrate ABC transporter permease, whose product MHSIPGRRVIMALFLIFLLLPIYWLVNMSFKTNSEIVSTMTLWPHTPTLQHYRRIFTDESWYSGYINSLEYVVLNTIISISVALPAAYAFSRYRFLGDKHLFFWLLSNRMAPAAVYALPFFNLYSAIGLFDTPWAVALAHCIFNVPLAVWILEGFVSGVPREIDETAFLDGYSFPRFFIKILVPLIASGIGVAAFFCFMFSWVELLLARTLTSVQAKPIAAIMTRTVSAAGMDWGLLAAAGVLTIIPGALVIWFVRNYIARGFALGRV is encoded by the coding sequence ATGCACTCGATTCCCGGACGCCGCGTCATCATGGCGCTGTTTTTGATCTTCCTGTTGTTGCCGATCTATTGGCTCGTCAACATGAGCTTCAAGACCAACAGCGAGATCGTCTCGACGATGACGCTGTGGCCGCATACGCCGACGCTGCAGCACTATAGGCGCATCTTCACCGACGAGAGCTGGTATTCCGGCTACATCAACTCGCTCGAATACGTCGTCCTCAACACCATCATCTCGATCTCGGTGGCGCTGCCCGCGGCCTATGCTTTCTCGCGTTACCGCTTCCTCGGCGACAAGCATCTGTTCTTCTGGCTGCTGTCGAACCGCATGGCGCCGGCCGCGGTCTATGCGCTGCCGTTCTTCAACCTCTATTCGGCGATCGGACTCTTTGATACTCCTTGGGCCGTTGCGCTCGCGCACTGCATCTTCAACGTGCCGCTTGCGGTGTGGATCCTGGAGGGCTTCGTCTCCGGCGTGCCGCGCGAGATCGACGAGACCGCCTTCCTCGACGGCTATTCCTTCCCGCGCTTCTTCATCAAGATCCTGGTGCCGCTGATCGCGAGCGGCATCGGCGTCGCCGCCTTCTTCTGCTTCATGTTCTCCTGGGTCGAGCTGCTGCTCGCGCGCACGCTGACCTCCGTGCAGGCCAAGCCGATCGCCGCGATCATGACGCGCACGGTGTCGGCGGCGGGCATGGACTGGGGCTTGTTGGCCGCCGCCGGCGTGCTCACCATCATTCCGGGTGCGCTCGTGATCTGGTTCGTCCGCAACTACATCGCGCGCGGTTTTGCGCTCGGCAGAGTCTAG
- a CDS encoding DUF2160 domain-containing protein, whose product MESIAWMAWTLPTAIFFAALACTLAVMTWLAAVYPEAERVGVLRIPTTRGDRLFISLITAAVIHLLWIGLVGTDAIATLPIGEDGFEVSSLWLASGISLATAVLIFRTV is encoded by the coding sequence ATGGAATCCATCGCATGGATGGCCTGGACGTTGCCGACGGCGATCTTTTTCGCCGCGCTCGCCTGCACGCTGGCGGTCATGACGTGGCTCGCCGCCGTCTATCCCGAAGCCGAGCGCGTCGGCGTGCTGCGCATCCCGACCACGCGCGGCGACCGCCTGTTCATCTCGCTGATCACGGCCGCCGTCATCCACCTGTTGTGGATCGGCCTCGTCGGCACCGACGCGATCGCGACGCTGCCGATCGGGGAGGACGGTTTCGAAGTGTCGAGCCTGTGGCTCGCAAGTGGAATTTCGCTCGCCACGGCCGTGCTCATTTTCCGCACGGTCTGA
- a CDS encoding ABC transporter substrate-binding protein, producing MSSAAALIAVSFAVSAPVRAADDAVIQKWIAEFQPSTLSKDDQKKELEWFAKAAEPFKGMEINVVSETITTHEYESQTLAKAFSELTGIKLKHDIIQEGDVVEKLQTQMQSGKNVYDGWINDSDLIGTHFRYNQTIALSDYMTGEGKDVTDPMLDVNDFIGKSFGTAPDGKLYQLPDQQFANLYWFRYDWFTNPEYKAKFKAKYGYELGVPVNWSAYEDIAEFFTNDIKEINGVKVYGHMDYGKKDPSLGWRFTDAWLSMAGNGDKGIPNGLPVDEWGIRMEGCRPVGSSVERGGDTNGPAAVYSITKYLEWMKKYAPPQAQGMTFSESGPVPAQGNIAQQIFWYTAFTADMVKPGIAVMNADGTPKWRMAPSPHGSYWKEGMKLGYQDAGSLTLLKSTPADRRKAAWLYLQFIVSKTVSLKKSHVGLTFIRESDIWDKSFTERAPKLGGLIEFYRSPARVQWTPTGNNVPDYPKLAQLWWQNIGDASSGTKTPQQAMDALAAAQDSVMERLEKSGVQGACGPKLHKKESAEYWFAKAQKDGTIAPQRKLANEKPKGETVDYDTLIKSWPATPPKRAEAK from the coding sequence ATGTCCAGCGCCGCCGCCCTCATCGCGGTGTCGTTCGCCGTCTCGGCGCCGGTTCGCGCCGCCGACGACGCCGTGATCCAGAAGTGGATCGCCGAATTCCAGCCCTCGACGCTGTCGAAGGACGACCAGAAGAAGGAGCTGGAATGGTTCGCCAAGGCGGCCGAGCCGTTCAAGGGCATGGAGATCAACGTCGTCTCCGAGACGATCACGACTCACGAATACGAGTCGCAGACGCTTGCCAAGGCTTTCTCCGAGCTCACCGGCATCAAGCTCAAGCACGACATCATCCAGGAAGGTGACGTCGTCGAGAAGCTTCAAACCCAGATGCAGTCCGGCAAGAACGTCTATGACGGCTGGATCAACGACTCCGATCTGATCGGCACGCACTTCCGCTACAACCAGACCATTGCGCTGTCCGACTACATGACCGGCGAGGGCAAGGACGTCACCGATCCGATGCTCGACGTCAACGACTTCATCGGCAAGTCGTTCGGCACGGCACCGGACGGCAAGCTCTATCAGCTTCCCGACCAGCAGTTCGCGAACCTCTATTGGTTCCGCTACGACTGGTTCACCAACCCCGAGTACAAGGCCAAGTTCAAGGCCAAGTATGGCTACGAGCTCGGCGTGCCCGTGAACTGGTCGGCCTATGAGGACATCGCCGAGTTCTTCACCAACGACATCAAGGAGATCAACGGCGTCAAGGTCTACGGCCATATGGACTATGGCAAGAAGGACCCCTCGCTCGGTTGGCGTTTCACCGACGCCTGGCTCTCGATGGCCGGCAACGGCGACAAGGGCATTCCGAACGGTCTGCCGGTCGACGAGTGGGGCATCCGCATGGAAGGCTGCCGCCCGGTCGGCTCGAGCGTCGAGCGTGGTGGCGACACCAACGGTCCCGCCGCGGTCTACTCGATCACGAAGTATCTGGAGTGGATGAAGAAGTATGCCCCGCCGCAGGCGCAAGGCATGACCTTCTCCGAGTCCGGTCCGGTGCCGGCGCAGGGCAACATCGCCCAGCAGATCTTCTGGTACACCGCCTTCACCGCCGACATGGTGAAGCCCGGCATTGCCGTGATGAACGCGGACGGTACGCCGAAGTGGCGTATGGCCCCGTCGCCGCACGGTTCGTACTGGAAGGAAGGCATGAAGCTCGGCTACCAGGACGCCGGCTCTCTCACGCTGTTGAAGTCGACCCCGGCTGATCGCCGCAAGGCGGCCTGGCTGTATCTGCAGTTCATCGTCTCCAAGACGGTGTCGCTGAAGAAGAGCCATGTCGGTCTCACCTTCATCCGTGAATCCGACATCTGGGACAAGTCGTTCACCGAGCGTGCGCCGAAGCTCGGCGGCCTGATCGAGTTCTACCGCTCGCCCGCGCGCGTGCAGTGGACCCCGACCGGCAACAACGTGCCTGACTATCCGAAGCTTGCGCAGCTCTGGTGGCAGAACATCGGCGATGCGTCGTCCGGTACGAAGACACCGCAGCAGGCGATGGATGCACTCGCGGCCGCCCAGGACTCCGTGATGGAGCGTCTGGAGAAGTCGGGCGTGCAGGGCGCCTGCGGTCCGAAGCTGCACAAGAAGGAGTCGGCCGAGTACTGGTTCGCCAAGGCCCAGAAGGACGGCACCATCGCGCCGCAGCGCAAGCTCGCCAACGAGAAGCCGAAGGGCGAAACGGTCGACTACGACACGTTGATCAAGTCGTGGCCGGCGACCCCGCCCAAGCGTGCGGAAGCGAAGTAA
- a CDS encoding TetR/AcrR family transcriptional regulator codes for MANDTELPVRTLAAPRRAKRKRAPTARRIRAPDQTREAILRAAVVEFAREGYGGARVDRISKAAKSNDRMLYYYFKSKEKLFHQVIEHCYADLVASEEALDLDFSRPRQALAALVAFNWNYYWAHPELLSILASENLFKGRHVRNNIRRSFANTQLSMLERVLQSGIERREFRPDCDRFHLYLSILSLTYFYRANLYTLSSYTQIDLADQAMRKAWLTHVQAMIEDLVKRKE; via the coding sequence ATGGCCAACGATACAGAGCTGCCGGTTCGCACACTCGCCGCCCCGCGAAGGGCCAAGCGGAAACGGGCCCCAACGGCCCGACGGATACGGGCGCCCGACCAGACCCGCGAGGCCATTCTGCGCGCAGCGGTCGTCGAGTTCGCTCGTGAAGGCTATGGCGGCGCGCGGGTCGATCGCATCAGCAAGGCCGCCAAGAGCAATGACCGGATGCTCTATTATTATTTCAAGAGCAAGGAGAAGCTCTTCCACCAGGTCATCGAGCACTGTTATGCCGATCTGGTTGCGTCGGAAGAGGCGCTCGATCTCGATTTTTCCAGGCCGCGCCAGGCGCTCGCCGCACTGGTTGCCTTCAACTGGAACTATTACTGGGCTCACCCGGAGCTATTGAGCATTCTCGCCTCGGAAAATCTGTTCAAGGGTCGTCACGTCAGGAACAACATCCGCCGCAGCTTCGCCAATACGCAACTGAGCATGCTGGAGCGCGTGCTCCAGAGCGGCATCGAGCGCCGCGAATTCAGGCCGGACTGCGATCGCTTCCACCTTTATCTGTCGATCCTCTCGCTCACCTATTTCTATCGCGCCAACCTCTACACGCTGTCGAGCTATACGCAGATCGACCTTGCGGATCAGGCGATGCGGAAGGCGTGGCTTACGCATGTGCAGGCGATGATCGAGGATTTGGTGAAGCGGAAGGAGTGA
- a CDS encoding ABC transporter substrate-binding protein, with the protein MRVPAVLTFVGITLAVACRAAQAAEPPPIRIGEISSYSALPVGTHGYRQGWELARDEINGKGGVLGRKLEIIARDDAGKPDVAITAAGQLVDGEQVDLLTGTILSHIGLAVADFARQKRIFFLASQPLTDALIWEKGNRYTFRLRPSTYTQAAILAQEAAKFPARRWATIAPNYEFGQAAVASFKRELKRLKPDVEFVSEQWPPLGKIDAGAIVQAMMAESPDAIFNATFGADLAKLVREGSTRNAFTNRAVVSILSGEPEYLAPLKDEAPPGWLVTGYPWSEIKTSAHDAFLKAYVARYKEPPNIGALIGYTNTLVLARAIEAAGSTRTDDLIKSMENLRVDAPVGPIAFRAIDHQSTMGVYIGKLAVRDGQGVMTDWRYVDGADYQPADAEVLAKLKN; encoded by the coding sequence ATGCGCGTTCCGGCCGTGCTGACGTTCGTTGGAATTACCCTCGCTGTGGCCTGCCGCGCGGCGCAAGCGGCCGAGCCGCCGCCGATCAGGATTGGCGAGATCTCCAGCTATTCGGCCCTCCCGGTCGGCACCCACGGCTATCGCCAGGGCTGGGAACTCGCGCGTGACGAGATCAACGGGAAGGGCGGAGTGCTCGGCCGCAAGCTCGAGATCATCGCCCGCGACGACGCCGGCAAGCCGGACGTGGCCATCACCGCTGCTGGTCAGCTTGTCGACGGCGAGCAGGTTGATCTCCTGACCGGCACGATCCTCTCCCATATCGGCCTGGCCGTCGCCGACTTCGCCCGACAGAAGCGGATCTTCTTCCTCGCGTCCCAACCGCTGACTGATGCCCTCATCTGGGAGAAGGGCAATCGATATACTTTCAGGCTGCGGCCGAGCACGTACACCCAGGCTGCCATCCTGGCACAGGAGGCGGCGAAATTTCCCGCGCGGCGCTGGGCGACGATCGCGCCCAACTATGAGTTCGGCCAGGCCGCGGTGGCGAGCTTCAAGCGCGAGCTGAAGCGATTGAAACCCGACGTCGAATTCGTCTCCGAACAGTGGCCGCCGCTCGGTAAGATCGACGCGGGTGCGATCGTGCAGGCGATGATGGCGGAGAGTCCGGATGCCATCTTCAACGCGACATTCGGGGCCGACCTTGCCAAGCTCGTGCGCGAGGGTTCAACGCGGAATGCGTTTACGAACCGCGCCGTTGTCAGCATTCTCTCCGGCGAGCCAGAATACCTCGCGCCGCTCAAGGACGAGGCACCGCCCGGCTGGCTGGTTACCGGGTATCCCTGGAGCGAGATCAAGACGTCGGCCCATGACGCATTCCTGAAAGCCTATGTCGCGCGATACAAGGAGCCGCCGAATATCGGCGCACTGATCGGCTACACCAACACGCTGGTGCTGGCGAGAGCGATCGAGGCGGCTGGCTCGACCAGGACCGACGACCTGATCAAGTCGATGGAGAATCTGAGGGTCGACGCGCCGGTAGGCCCGATCGCCTTCCGTGCGATCGATCACCAGTCAACCATGGGCGTCTATATCGGCAAGCTCGCAGTGCGGGACGGCCAGGGGGTGATGACCGACTGGCGTTATGTCGATGGGGCGGACTACCAGCCCGCCGACGCCGAGGTGTTGGCCAAACTGAAGAACTAG
- a CDS encoding aromatic ring-hydroxylating dioxygenase subunit alpha yields the protein MNLLAPRNTWYPLTWSRNVTRALSRHRILGMDLVVYRCEGGEVIALDDACPHRLAPLSMGKLRGDAIECGYHGMTFGPDGRCVRIPGQAVIPPSARVPSYPLREKMGLIWIWPGDPALADPSLIHDLPQFGEAGWHAAEGDALRIETNYLNLADNLCDPAHVSFVHLSTLGNSASEEIPVEHTFGDRGVLVWRWIRNAPPIPLFAKYGNFGGHVDRWHYYDYVAPCIAVIDFGSADAGAIVDPADRGSGLRIFACHFITPVDHNVCIDHWLHVRNFALGDADVDQRLHADFRVAFNEDKEILERIEEVAQVRPNAKTIRLAIDAAPQRMRRIVERMVASEAEARASA from the coding sequence ATGAACCTGCTTGCTCCGCGCAATACCTGGTATCCGCTCACCTGGTCACGCAACGTCACGCGCGCGCTCTCGCGCCACCGCATTCTCGGCATGGACCTCGTCGTTTACCGCTGCGAGGGAGGCGAGGTGATCGCACTCGACGATGCCTGCCCGCACCGGCTCGCGCCGCTGTCGATGGGCAAGCTCAGGGGTGATGCAATCGAATGCGGCTATCATGGCATGACGTTTGGCCCCGATGGGCGTTGCGTCCGGATTCCGGGCCAAGCGGTGATTCCGCCGAGCGCTCGGGTGCCGTCGTATCCGCTCCGGGAAAAAATGGGCCTGATCTGGATCTGGCCGGGCGATCCGGCCCTGGCCGATCCATCGCTGATCCACGACCTGCCGCAGTTCGGTGAGGCCGGCTGGCATGCCGCCGAGGGCGATGCGCTGCGGATCGAGACCAACTACCTCAACCTCGCCGATAACCTCTGCGATCCCGCGCATGTCAGCTTCGTGCACCTGTCGACGCTGGGCAATTCCGCGAGCGAAGAGATTCCGGTGGAGCACACCTTTGGTGATCGTGGCGTGTTGGTATGGCGCTGGATCCGGAATGCGCCGCCAATTCCGCTGTTTGCGAAGTACGGCAATTTCGGCGGCCATGTCGACCGCTGGCACTATTACGACTACGTCGCCCCCTGCATCGCGGTGATCGACTTCGGCAGCGCCGATGCCGGTGCGATCGTCGACCCGGCAGACCGCGGCAGTGGGCTGCGCATCTTCGCCTGCCACTTCATCACGCCGGTTGACCACAATGTCTGCATCGACCACTGGCTCCATGTCCGCAATTTCGCGCTTGGCGATGCCGATGTCGATCAGCGCCTGCACGCCGATTTTCGCGTCGCCTTCAATGAGGACAAGGAGATTCTGGAGCGCATCGAGGAGGTCGCTCAGGTTCGTCCCAACGCCAAAACCATCCGCCTCGCCATCGACGCAGCACCGCAGCGCATGCGCCGCATCGTGGAGCGTATGGTGGCGAGCGAAGCAGAGGCGCGGGCGTCGGCGTAA
- a CDS encoding alkene reductase, translating to MSRPTKLFETYKLGPITLPNRLVMAPLTRNRAAPGSFVPSPLAADYYGQRASAGLLVTEASQISQQGQGYQDTPGIYSKDQVAGWRKVTDRVHEHGGRIFIQIWHVGRISHTALQANGAAPVAPSALRAKGKTFVNGTFADVSEPRALELSEIPGIIDDFKRATRNALEAGFDGVEIHGANGYLLDQFAKDGTNKRTDAYGGSIENRARLMLEVSKAVATEAGAERTGIRISPVTPANDISDSNPQALFDHIVDGLSALKLVYLHVVEGATGGPRDFAPFDYASLRKRFSGAYIANNGYDFDLATKVLDAGNADLIAFGKPFISNPDLVERLKKGAALNEWDKNTFYGGSAKGYTDYPTLEAAEAAQ from the coding sequence ATGAGCCGTCCGACCAAATTGTTTGAGACCTACAAGCTCGGCCCGATCACGCTGCCCAACCGGCTGGTGATGGCGCCGCTGACGCGCAATCGCGCTGCGCCCGGCAGCTTCGTCCCGAGCCCGCTTGCCGCCGACTACTATGGCCAGCGCGCCTCCGCAGGCCTCCTGGTCACCGAAGCAAGCCAGATCTCGCAGCAGGGCCAGGGCTACCAGGACACCCCCGGCATCTATTCGAAAGACCAGGTCGCCGGCTGGCGCAAGGTCACTGACCGCGTACACGAGCACGGCGGACGCATCTTCATCCAGATTTGGCATGTCGGCCGCATCTCCCACACCGCGCTCCAGGCGAATGGCGCAGCTCCGGTCGCGCCGAGCGCGCTCCGTGCCAAGGGCAAGACCTTCGTCAACGGCACCTTCGCCGACGTCTCCGAGCCACGCGCTCTCGAGCTCTCCGAAATCCCAGGGATCATCGACGACTTCAAGCGCGCGACACGCAATGCGCTGGAAGCCGGCTTCGACGGCGTCGAAATCCACGGCGCCAACGGCTATCTGCTCGACCAGTTCGCCAAGGACGGCACCAACAAGCGCACCGACGCCTATGGCGGCTCCATCGAGAACCGCGCACGGCTGATGCTGGAGGTCTCGAAGGCGGTCGCCACGGAGGCCGGCGCCGAGCGCACCGGCATCCGCATCTCGCCGGTTACGCCGGCCAACGACATCTCCGACTCCAATCCGCAAGCCCTGTTCGACCACATCGTTGACGGCCTCAGCGCGCTCAAGCTGGTCTACCTCCACGTCGTCGAAGGGGCCACCGGCGGCCCGCGCGATTTCGCGCCGTTCGACTATGCGAGCCTGCGCAAGCGCTTTTCCGGCGCCTATATCGCCAACAACGGCTACGATTTCGATCTCGCGACCAAGGTGCTGGATGCCGGCAATGCCGACCTGATCGCCTTCGGCAAGCCGTTCATCTCCAACCCCGACCTGGTCGAGCGGTTGAAGAAGGGTGCTGCGCTCAATGAATGGGACAAGAACACGTTCTACGGCGGCAGCGCCAAGGGATACACGGACTATCCGACGCTGGAAGCGGCCGAGGCAGCGCAGTAG
- a CDS encoding DUF1993 domain-containing protein yields MSFYDAVVPAYLQMLNSLTGLLTKAEAHCAAKKIEPSVLLGSRLFPDMLPLSKQIQLVSDFATKGCARLTHSEVPSTPDTETTFAELKQRLAKTIDYVKSFKPEQFEGADAKDVTFPAGPDKSITMKGQQFLSSFSLPNFYFHATTAHGILRHNGVEIGKRDFLGVN; encoded by the coding sequence ATGTCCTTCTACGACGCCGTCGTCCCCGCATACTTGCAAATGCTGAACAGCCTCACCGGCCTGCTCACCAAGGCGGAAGCGCATTGCGCGGCCAAAAAGATCGAGCCCAGCGTGCTGTTGGGATCGCGGCTGTTTCCCGACATGCTGCCGCTGTCGAAGCAGATCCAGCTCGTCAGCGATTTCGCGACCAAGGGCTGCGCGCGGCTGACGCACAGCGAAGTGCCGTCGACGCCGGATACCGAGACGACATTTGCGGAATTGAAGCAGCGACTGGCGAAGACCATCGACTACGTGAAGTCGTTCAAGCCCGAGCAGTTCGAGGGCGCCGACGCCAAGGACGTCACCTTCCCGGCCGGCCCAGACAAATCCATCACCATGAAGGGTCAGCAGTTCCTCAGCTCGTTCTCGCTGCCGAATTTCTATTTCCACGCCACGACCGCGCACGGCATCCTGCGCCACAACGGCGTCGAGATCGGCAAGCGCGATTTCCTCGGCGTGAACTGA